In Deltaproteobacteria bacterium, the sequence GCGAGCACCTTCGGATCGAAGACGTCCCGAAACGGTCCGCCCGGCTCGACCGAGAGACCGACGAACGCGACGATTTCGCCCTTGAACAGCTCGTCCATCCGCATGTAGTTCTGCTTGTCTTCCTGCTCGTCGGGCAGGAAATTTTTCACCTCGTTGTCGATCGTCAGCGTACGCAGTTGCCATCCGAAAAACGCCGTGATGAGCAGCGTTGCCGCGATGACGAGCCGGGGACGGGACGTGACAAACAGCGCCAGAAATTTCATGTCATGCATCCAATTGCGTCACGCACGCAGGGGCGTCGTAACGCGTTCCAGCAAATCGACAAGCAAAAGGCGTTCGTCGGTCGAAAGAACCGCGAGCAGATTCGCGGCGAATTCCCGGAAAAACTGCATGTGCTGCGCGTGCAGCCGCGAACCCAGTTCCGTGAGACGCACGAGCACGATCCGGCGGTCTTCTGGCGACGAGTCGCGCGTCAGAATTCCCCGGCGCACCAGGCGGTCCACCACGCCGGTCATCGTGCTGGGCTGCGTGCCCGAGGCGCGCCCGATCTCCGACATGGTCGCCGAATCGAGGTGTTCGATGATCTCGAGAAGAATCGCTTCCTGCGGGGACAGTTCGATAAACGTGGGGTCGGTCTGCCGCGCGGCGAGACCGCCGGTCAGCATGGCGCGAAGGCATTCGTAAAACCGCAGATCGAGATTCGGCGCCATCAGGACCCCCGAAAACGATTCGAGGTGTGAATATTTCACATCTCGAAATGTTTGTGCCCCGAATAACGCGCCGTGTCAATCCCGGGCCAAGTCCGATGCCTTCTTGCGTCCCGTGGCGATTCCCACTAAAAACTTGCGCTTGCCACGCGGCCCGCGCCCTCGATCGCCGGGCCGATCATCGTCTGGAGACCCGGTCATGACGAGTGCGAAGCCCGCCCCGAAATCGGGGTCCGAAATCCGCCGCGCCTTCCTGGACTTCTTCGCGTCCAAACAGCACCGGATCATCAAGAGCAGCCCGCTCGTGCTGCCCGCCGATCCCACGCTGCTGTTCGTGAACTCGGGCATGGTGCAGTTCAAAAACGTATTCCTCGGCCAGGAGGACATCGGCACGAAGCGCGCGACCACGTGCCAGAAATCGCTGCGCGTGTCGGGCAAGCACAACGATTTCGAAAACGTCGGACGCACCCCGCGCCACCACACGTTTTTCGAAATGCTCGGCAACTTCAGCTTCGGAGACTACTTCAAGCGCGACGCCATCGCCTTCGCGTGGGAGTTCGTCACCGGCGTGCTCGGCATGCCCGCCGACCGGCTGACCGCGACGGTGTTTGAGGAAGACGACGAGGCCGAGGCGCTGTGGCTGGAACTGTCGGGCTTGCCGAAAGCGCGCGTGGTGCGCATGGGCGCGGCGGACAACTTCTGGGCGATGGGCGACACGGGGCCGTGCGGCCCGTGCTCCGAAATCCACTGGGATCTCGATC encodes:
- a CDS encoding MarR family transcriptional regulator, translated to MAPNLDLRFYECLRAMLTGGLAARQTDPTFIELSPQEAILLEIIEHLDSATMSEIGRASGTQPSTMTGVVDRLVRRGILTRDSSPEDRRIVLVRLTELGSRLHAQHMQFFREFAANLLAVLSTDERLLLVDLLERVTTPLRA